In Lineus longissimus chromosome 5, tnLinLong1.2, whole genome shotgun sequence, the genomic stretch ATCTCCCTGTTGGAAAGTACTTTAGGGAGTGTAAACGGTAAATCTGCCATGGGTGTATGGTCTATTCTCTCATTGCTGCTAAGATATTTTCAACCTGTGAAGTAGCGAACAAAGGAAAAGGTAGTTCTTTTGTTCCTTAGAGTAACCATAGTTCCTACCTCTTGTAACCTGGTTGTGGTGCGCATGCGCATACATAGCCTTCTCAATCTGCATCCGGCGGAACTGTTCCGTCACCTCCTTTTGCTCGCGGTCCAAGTGGGACCGGGATAGTCGTCTCTTGTACTCGATTGTGTTATTGGCGTACCTTAAAAGTAAAACGTGCACTACTTGGGATTCatctggccaggaggataatacctcagCCTGCCACCATGCGTCGTCACACATAGTATCACCGACCCTATGCCGATCACTTtaataacgattttcgccagtgttgcgaggtcGTTTTTCCGGTAGGCTTACTATAGCCTGTTCCATCCTGTTCTGGTCTATCTTTTGCAGTTTAATGATTTTACAATGATTCAGGGTCTTACTGGAGTTATGGCGTCTAAGATGGACAGACGTATACTGATAGGTCCCGTGAGGTTAACTGAAGATTCTGTAGCAAGTCCCCCCTACCCATCCCTCCATTGAACATGCAATTTATGTTGCATGCCAACTGACGACTGTAGCTCTCAGCGTTTGCTTCGAAAATTAATACGGAATGTGCTTCGGCCATGTCTGTCATCTTTTCTATGCAGATGTTACAAGCCGAATTTAGCTTAAGGGCTCATTCTGTTCAGGAGGGCTTCTGCCACGCCTGTAATGTTTTCTATGAAGATATAACTAGCCGAATTTACCTTAAGGTCTCGTTCTGTATATGCTGTTTCTGCTGGTACTCCCTGTAGTGACGACTCGGCAGCGCTTCTTTGAGAAACGTCTGATTCGATTCctccgccattttttctcaACCAACATGAACAACTTCTTGCATACTTTAGATTATGCGCAGGAAGTGCCACGACATTGGGGCCGTAAGACCATTTGCTGAAACATTTGCTGAATACGCCACCGAACACATGAAGCCGACAGCTTTCCGTGCGAAAATTATCCGTTTATTGTTATCTAGTCCGTTCCTTCCTTTGAATCACGCATTCATTAACAGAACAGTACGATGACAAGCCGAACAGTTTCGGTTCGGCGCGCGAAATTTTTCGCGAGGGACCTGGCCTTGCAAGGTGAATGAGTTTTTGTCGAAGTTCTAATTTAATGTGCCGTAATTTATTGTTAACAACTGATCGCGGGTTTAATCCTAGCCTTTTATCCACTTCATTAGATAGCAGAGTGAACAAATTGCCATCCCTGGAGAAAACTAGCTCTGATATCGCAACGAAACCATGTCCCCCGAATAGGCCGAGCGGCAGCACGCTAAAAGTCTGCCATTCCTTGTTTAGCGCAGTGACAATAACATAAATGGTATTCAAGTTCAAACCATGTATTTCACGGGTCAAGAGGAAAATCCGGCTGCGAAAACGGGATGGCACGTGATGGCAACTCGACCAATCACTAATATATATTCCGGGTTTCGTTCACCTGGTCCTCGGCCTCTGGGGCCTCCTAGACCTTTGGAGTAAATAAATATTAGGTTATCAttattacactccggacgcagcgGACCGGCCTCTTCCTGTCGCCCGCTGCTGCTGCGACGAGTCGTAGTTTTCCGCAGGTTTCGGCTATATCGGTACTCGACAACCACAACGAATTCGTCCGTCGTTTCCCTCGATGACATGTGGCCCGAACTGCCATGCCAAATTCCCAGCGCTGGTGATGGGCCGCTTGGTCTCTCCGCCCACAGTTGCAGAGCACATCACTTCTAAAATTAAATGTTTATACTGCTAAACGTTCTTAACCGAGAGGCGAGTGACTTTTTGTAAGTGCGACAATGCAAAACGCAGGTTCTCTGCATGCGCGAATCAGTTGCATGCACACTCGGACATCGCAATCATCAAGGCCCATTTATCACATATCACCGCTGTCCAGTTTCGCATTCGATTGCATTATCAGACCTAATTTGTAATTGCACGGATGATTATCTATTGATTATCATTAATCAATTCAGATTTGAAACATCGCCATCATATAGTTTCTGACCCGAACATTATCACGGGCCTACCGGTGATCGAGTCATGAAGCGCTGCCGACCACAGCGCCAACTAAATGCAGGCTATATTTTCATCTTGGCTTCTTTCATATTGCCGTAAGAGTAACCTAATTTGGACGGGACTTCCTTTGTTCAGCCAATCATCGCTCGTAAAAGTTGGAACCTGTGTCAACAGGCAGGCACAGAAGAATTCAGGTGAGGATTACAGACATGTTTAAGAGGAGTGTCTCAAAGGCGCCGGGACGGCATTAACTGTAAAGGTGACAGATTTCAAATGCAGTCGGCGCCATCCGAAAGTTATGTTTATATACATTTTCTGATTCATCACAGAACCGCCCTGTATTCAGGAACGGTCTCAGTAAATTTCGTCAGTGCCACCGTGCGCGCGCCTAAGTGCCGGCTACGGCCTTATCTCGAGATAGTTCTCGTCCTTCTAATCCCCTTCGTTTGTGACAAGGGGCGGACATCTTTTCGCACGACCTTTCCCGCGTGTCCTGTGCGACTATactaatgcagcggtcaatgtgaaTCCTGCATCCCCTCGTTCACAGATCGACGACAGATCAACGGCGAATTGGCTGCCGCATAAGATTGCATTCCACACGACCGACACACGAATACACCAATGGATAAATTAAGTAGTAACTGACAGATTAGTGATGAAATTCATTTATTGCAAAACAGCAGCTAAAAAATAACACTATTGTAACAATATATATAAATAGTATATGCATACTCTGTTATCTTTGGCAAGGAAAAACAACGGTTTGACACTTTACCGGTTTAATTGAACGCTACGCCTTACTACAATCATTTTGGCGCCTCAAAGTCAATCATGATTTTGACGCTTTCGTCCCAACCATTTTAGCGACCCGATGTCGGTTCCATCACTTTCACAGCCTGTTCTATCTTGACACAACACTTGAAGGAGTACTCCCTCGTGAACTTCCTCTTGCTGGGGTACTCGATCGTGAAATACGTTTCGCTGAAGGGGGTCTGTTCTTATGACAGTCGCACTCCCTGTAACGGAAGATTTTCAAACAATGGCGTCCATTTGCCGTAAACTCAGTTACCACAAAGTGTCCCTCAGGCccgagtgcgcatgtctggatTGCACCGACGTCATCGATTGGTGAATACATTTGCTGCAATAGTACACCTCTTTCGGTGTAAACATTGACCAAATGGTTTAGTCCGTCTGCCACGACAATTTGATCGAGAGGGGTGACACAAATACCAGTATTTCCAACCCCAAGCCCCTCCTGGGTCGAAACGGGTTTAAACTTGTACAGTAAGTCACCTTTGTGGTTGAAAAACTTGATCAAGTTTTCATTCGAATCGGAGACTATGATTTCTCCCTTACTGTTCACGGCAATATTCATCGCCATTTTTCTATCAGGGTCGTCCTCATTTTGGGGTGTCACTCGGAACCGATTTACTAACTTCCCTCCGCGACGATATAGTTCTACTTCCCCGGAGTACGTGGACACTGCGATGTTATAAAAAGAATCGCAGGCGACGCAGAACGGCTGACATTCTAGTTCGACGAAATATTTGTGTTTACCCGAAGACGTCACGACTTGTAAACGCCTGTTCCCCTTTTCCGCTACGACGACATCATCATTTGGCATGATGCCAACTCCACTCGGGTCCACCAACTGTCCTTTTCCACGCCCTCTACCGCCGAAGTGGCTTTTGAGGACACCGCATGTGTTAAATATCTGAACACGGTGATTCTGCGTATCAGCGATGTAGATGTCTCCGTTAGAGTTAATGGCTAGTCCCCGAGGGTAGCTAAAGTTCCCGGCAGCTCGTCCTCTAGAGCCAACGGTGTAGAGCAGTTTGTCTGGTCTGGAAAATAAAGGTGTTTGAATACATAACTGGGGCGTAGACGGGGATACACCAATCGGATTTGCGGTTACGGCAGTGATGCGAGAAACTGCATGTTGCCGTTAATGAATCGCAAAGCTGGATATTATCTCTGCAGATATTGATTCCGCTATCCTATGACGAGGGCAGCCCGGTTCTACTGGCGGAAACTAGAAATAGAACTGAAGAAACCCCCGATGACTTCTATGATGATATTCATGATGATGtaaatgacaatgataatgatgatgacgataacgatgataatgatcacatATGAATCAGCAAACACTTATACATGATATCATACCCTGATTTTTCGGCCGGAGGGTCCCTATCCTTGTGATGAAGATCCGCTAATGACTCGTACGTCTTGTTGAGGCCCTTCGCCAGAATGTGAGCCTCCCATAGACCAGGGTCGGTGTGCTCCTTCATCACCTCTTCGCGGCAGTCATGACCTGGAGAAGAAAACGAAATGAGCTACTGGAAGTCTTCAATTCAAATCACCACTTCTTGGTACCGGTTCTGCCAGTCATCTGCGACTGCCCAATGACGTCAATGATGCCAAGTTCGAACTCGGTTTCAGAGCTGCCAAACCTCCATGGGGCAATGACGTTTCCAAAAGGTTCTTTTCGCTTTCTTGAGAACGTCAGTTCCCACTTTTGCCTACAGACACCGCAATCATCCTGATTTTTGTACTTCCGGCCAACCTTCGGCCTATCAGAAACCCTCGTCATAATCACGACCATACCTGTTCGGGGATTGGCGCTTGCGTAATGTGGCGATGGAAGAAATGGCATGTCGTTGACACGATGACTGACTTACTTAAAGGGTTTCTTGGTCTGAATAGTAAAGGTGCATTCTCCCTGTAGATGTCTCTGTACGACGGAATGGGGTGGCGGGGTAACGTGTGGTTGTACCCCAGACCATACATCCGGTACCGCGAAAGGTAGTCCACCATGGCTGCACTTTAGGGGTGCCCTGTAAAATAAAGAATGCATTCCAGTCATCTCACatctttcggcagatattttaACACAGTCGATTGAAATGTAGCATTTGTTTTGCATGTAAGATACGTAGTGCCTTCTTTTCGCGTCTGTTGTGAATACAATAAAGGTTGAGATGGCCAATGTGCCAGTGAGAAACATTGAACGTAGCTGTCCTTGTGCATTTTCCAATCGCCTCCTTGTGGTTTTCCCCATGCAAGGAGGTAGAAGAAGCAAACTCGTTTTTGCAAAACTAGAAACAGTCAATTCGTTTATGAACATCTGTAGAACATGCTTTGTAATACTGGAGTATTAAGCATACACGTAGGAACGTATACAGGGACACTACAACCTAACTGTACAGTTGGGCCTGTCATTTGTCACGCACTGTTTaaccaaaaacagataaatcACCAAAAAGTAGCAAAACATATCACACTTACGAGGAGAAACTCAGACCGTGTTCCGTGACTGAATCACCCAAGGGAAAAGCCCGGTGTATAGCACCTAAGGGCCTCTACGTTATTCCACACAGTCCTCTAACTAAAATATTGTTCGGCCATTTTCCACTACCCCACGTTTGTTTATATGCATGTCGCTAAGGACGAGTACTTACTGGTTTACTAATGCCTTTTATATAATTCTATTGGATCAACACTTATAATTATATGCATTAGGCCACTAGCTGTGCATTCAAAATTAAAGCCTCATAACGCTCAATGAACGTACACGTGTTCGGGCCTAACATTAATATTTTCTGAGTGGACCATGAGTTATCATACATACATATAATTGCGTATACTGGTCAACCAAGAACGTTAGTTCCGGTATGACATTTATGACAGAATTTGGAGGTGATTAGTACATAAAAGTAGTCCACTGTTTGGGAAACTTTCGTGTTCTAGGGTGCACGACTTGCAAAATGGAAACAATCATGACTGTTGGCCTCTTTGAATTTCTTCAAATCAAAATCTCATTGGCAATTTGAAAATTAGGGTCCAGATCGTCTTTAACTATGCGTTCTCACCGCATGTAGGAATCGCGGTATGGATATCATATCAATCACAATGCATGAATACCTTTTCATGAATGCCTCTTTTGTCCAGATCTATCAACGTTGACTTAGTTGGTAGGTTTTGTGTCCGCACATATCTGTCTCGTCATGCTCTGACGCATCACGAACAAACAGTACTTCTAGTAGAAGCATTCATATCCATTTTTATCCGATATTGAACTGCTTTAACCCAATATACAATGTAGTCTTAAACCGAAGGCGAAATATTGGGCCGTGACTCTCTAAAAACGTTTAGTTCACACGCCCTCTAACAGAAAGATTGTCATTAGGCCCTATACTGATGTATGAAAGAACATTAAAAAGGCAATCCATGTAATCCCATGCCGTAGATTTTTCGTTGCATGGCCAAGACATGGTGAATATGGAATGACATGCGCTGCAGTATCGCCTCGAAGCGGCCAAAGCCCAAAGTAGTAGTACTTTCCCTCTGTCGCCAAAGAAGGAGTCGTCACTAAAACTATCCAAGACAAAATATTGCGTTTGAAAATGGCTCTATTGGTCAGAATGCACAGATCTTACCTCAGAACTGACTTCTTTCCGAGTAACCTTGTCGTCTTCGCAGGATTGGTATATATTAGGGGAAATGCCAgtatttctctctctctctcttcacATTTTGATACTAATATGTGAAGCGATACGTCGTCGAAAGCACTTATTACACTACTCGAGTTGTGTTCTCAAGGAATCAATATAGTTCGCTTTGCGACTATTACGACAACAATGGTGATTTAAGTGTTGCTACCTGGATCGAGAATAAACATATCAACTTTCGATACAAACTGATCGAGTTATTCAGCAGCCACTACATAGCTTTTATTGAACGCCATTCCAATATCAGATCGCCACTTGTGTCCTCACCACACTTCTAATAACGTTTCTTTCGGAGGCGCTTTGTTGACAAAAATGCATGTCTCAAAATAGTCTCACTAATCTAGCATAAGGAATAAAGAAAAGGACGAGGCCCTACAACTTGTGGCTTTAAGATAATATCGGAGTGCGCAATATCGCGACTCGGCACATCATATGAAACAAAGCGGATTTCACAgcaatgaaaaattgaaaatgctctgtatttcttgatgataaGTCTTTTTTGTCGATGATATGAAATAGTCAGGTTTTGCTTAGCCATATCTCACGTCATAGTTTCGGCTGTTTTTGGACATGACATTGGAACGACGCGAGTAAGGACCTTTACTGTTGTGGGTTCGGTTGTGGGTTCGTAATAAGCGGCAAGTATCGCTTAGCGAAATCccaaaggaaaaaaaacaacacaaaaaacGAATGCGTTTTAAATGTTTTACTCATGCAAGAAATTCTTAAAATATTTAGACACACGCATGCATTGTTAAAGTGACCCGCTATTTGAGCAATCACATTCAGCACTTTTGAATGTCAGTGTTTACCGTATGAGCTGAAAAATCCACGCATGCAAAGTTGAGCGGAGAAGGTGTATTTTTATAGAGAACTGGTTCGGCGCGCTTACTCTAGCTGCAGCAGTTAATGTAAGGGATGCTTCGGACTTCAAAGTGAAGGATTTCGGCTTTCATAACTCATAATCTAAGGTGAGATCTTCAACATTTATCTGTCTGAATTACAAACTCATAACTTCATCCGATGGCAGGCCATTATCTGTGCTGAATGGCACCCGGAACAGGCTTGTTGTCAGTTGGCGCACATTTGCTGTAGTGATCTATGGGATTTGTTCGGAGAACCCATAGATCACAGCTTTGCGCCGAGCTCGGTCATAAATCCTCGCAGCTAATGCGCCTATATTTACCGTTATCGATTCTAAAACTCTTGTAGGCCTTCAATTTTTAGATTCGGTCTTTTTTATGGCTGTTTTCTTTAGGGAAGGAAAAGTActctttttgggggggggggggggtcattttggGACTCTGGTGTTATAGCTCATCTTTAAAACCGATCATATATACCTCGGATTTCGTCAAATTTCACTGTGCAATATCTCGGTTGGGTGCATCATCACGCACATGTCATCTTTGGGCGACCGCTTGTTGGCCAAACCCCTGCCTCGAAGACACCGGTTGATTAGGCCTCACCCGTCAGGGACTTTGAAGGGCCCCACAACAACTGATATAGAAGGCATTTATCTTCGTATTAAAATGCAGGGCCTGTGGGAGTAATATCAAAACGCAACCATATACTCGTCTTCTTTCTTTTCACTGTTAAGGTGAGATAAAATGCACTGGCCATagcatcttcaaaatgaataatcCTGGCTCGAAGAGCAaaagtttgatgatgatgatgatggaaaaGCTCGACGGGCTGAAAAGGTTGTgaccaaccagagtctttcaaataaataatttatttaaatgCCTCTAAGTTGCATACTTGACAAGGAGCGGGGATTGAGATGCATTACATTTCTCTTATAGTAAAAATGGAGTAGGCCTATTACAAAACTGTGTTGAAATATAGGCCTATGATTGACCATACACACACATGATAACACGTCGCTTACCCGTCAAACACCCAGACATATCACGACCAGTTTGACAGCTGGCCCACTTCTCATTGCTGTCATTTACCGGTAGGCATGTTAGGCATTCTTTAATTAAATGATTAACCCTATTTTAcaggtacacatgtacatgtaggcgtaATCATTATTACATTTCGGCTAGAAATCGGAAAAAGCCCTTTTAGACGTGTTCTCACTGATGCATCCTGTATAAATAGCAAAAGCTAAAGGAGCTGTTTTGTGCCATaagttgataataatgataatgacactTTAGCTAGAAATcagaaaaatatgtttttggccAAACCATGTTCTtactgatacaccctgtataaatggCAAAAAGCTAAAAGAGCTGTTTTGTGCCATCACGAGATGGGAAACATTCCAGTGGATACATGATTTCTAACGTCTGTGATAAGCATCCAGGTGAAACAAGCAGCATCTTTCAAGACAGGATCTCGTATCCGTGAATGATTGATGGCTTGAGCCGGCTAGTTTTTTGTGGCACAAGAGGACTCGGTCGGGCTGCATATGGCATGATTGATGACTTCAACTACTGAATattatattttttttaattcgacAACTTTACAAACGTGCTTTACTTTTGTGGGCCGAGGGCACTGGCCTGGCCGGGGTGTCTGGTtgaatgaggggggggggggggttagtctCAAATCTCAAATGTCGGCAACAATCTAGCAGTCATTACAATTTCGATGGTAGGGCTAATAACTTGAATAAGCCAGCCGAGCGTTatgaggtatatacatgtacctacacTGATTCCAACTGGTATCAAGTACTTTTCCCCGCAACAACATTCACACCGCATTTTCCGCGGGTGAGAGAATGGCCGTTGGCAGGCGGTACCAACATCTCAAAGT encodes the following:
- the LOC135488198 gene encoding tripartite motif-containing protein 2-like, producing MVDYLSRYRMYGLGYNHTLPRHPIPSYRDIYRENAPLLFRPRNPLSHDCREEVMKEHTDPGLWEAHILAKGLNKTYESLADLHHKDRDPPAEKSGPDKLLYTVGSRGRAAGNFSYPRGLAINSNGDIYIADTQNHRVQIFNTCGVLKSHFGGRGRGKGQLVDPSGVGIMPNDDVVVAEKGNRRLQVVTSSGKHKYFVELECQPFCVACDSFYNIAVSTYSGEVELYRRGGKLVNRFRVTPQNEDDPDRKMAMNIAVNSKGEIIVSDSNENLIKFFNHKGDLLYKFKPVSTQEGLGVGNTGICVTPLDQIVVADGLNHLVNVYTERGVLLQQMYSPIDDVGAIQTCALGPEGHFVVTEFTANGRHCLKIFRYRECDCHKNRPPSAKRISRSSTPARGSSRGSTPSSVVSR